The following are encoded together in the Glycine soja cultivar W05 chromosome 5, ASM419377v2, whole genome shotgun sequence genome:
- the LOC114413386 gene encoding probable aquaporin PIP1-2 has translation MESKEEDVRVGATKFSERQPIGTAAQGDKDYKEPPPAPLFEPGELKSWSFYRAGIAEFVATFLFLYITILTVMGVNRSPSKCASVGIQGIAWAFGGMIFALVYCTAGISGGHINPAVTFGLFLARKLSLTRALFYIIMQCLGAICGAGVVKGFEGNARYEMFKGGANFVNSGYTKGDGLGAEIVGTFVLVYTVFSATDAKRNARDSHVPILAPLPIGFAVFLVHLATIPITGTGINPARSLGAAIIYNRDHAWDDQWIFWVGPFIGAALAAVYHQIVIRAIPFKTRA, from the exons ATGGAGAGCAAAGAGGAAGATGTAAGGGTTGGAGCAACTAAGTTCTCAGAAAGGCAACCAATTGGTACAGCAGCTCAGGGTGACAAGGACTACAAAGAACCACCCCCAGCACCTTTGTTTGAGCCTGGTGAGCTAAAGTCATGGTCCTTCTACAGAGCTGGAATTGCTGAGTTTGTGGCCACTTTCTTGTTCCTCTACATTACCATCTTAACTGTCATGGGTGTCAACAGGTCACCCTCCAAGTGTGCCTCTGTTGGCATTCAAGGCATTGCTTGGGCCTTTGGTGGCATGATCTTTGCCCTTGTCTACTGCACTGCTGGAATTTCAG GGGGACACATCAACCCAGCTGTGACCTTTGGTCTCTTTTTGGCAAGGAAGCTGTCCCTCACAAGGGCGCTGTTCTACATTATCATGCAGTGTCTTGGAGCCATCTGTGGGGCTGGTGTGGTGAAGGGATTTGAGGGCAATGCTAGGTATGAGATGTTCAAAGGTGGAGCCAATTTTGTGAATTCTGGATACACCAAGGGTGATGGACTTGGAGCTGAGATTGTTGGCACTTTTGTTCTTGTCTACACCGTTTTCTCTGCCACTGATGCCAAGAGAAACGCTAGAGACTCACACGTTCCT ATTTTGGCTCCACTTCCCATCGGATTTGCTGTGTTCTTGGTCCACTTGGCTACCATTCCCATCACAGGAACTGGCATTAACCCAGCTAGGAGTCTCGGAGCTGCCATCATCTACAACAGAGACCATGCATGGGATGACCAA TggattttctgggttggacctttCATTGGAGCTGCCCTTGCTGCTGTGTATCACCAGATAGTCATCCGAGCCATCCCTTTCAAGACAAGGGCTTAG